In a single window of the Amycolatopsis sp. cg5 genome:
- a CDS encoding SGNH/GDSL hydrolase family protein yields MYGYDSYMAIGDSFTEGLNDELPDGSMRGWADRLAEVLAAGRPEFRYANLALRGKMLAEIMDEQVPVALAMKPDLVTLCAGGNDIIVPGADVDAVAARFEAGVAQLRAAGIPVVIFNGPDTKQLSVMHVLRGKVGIYNAHLWAIADRHGAKMVDLWAMAPLHDRRAWSDDRLHFTPEAHRRIALRAAEVLGIPVDSDWREPWPASDEPSTWITSRRSDLEWTKLHLLPWIRRQLRGESMGDGLSPKHSELTPLLPVELRQDANAS; encoded by the coding sequence GTGTATGGATATGACAGCTACATGGCGATCGGCGACAGCTTCACCGAGGGCCTGAACGACGAGCTGCCCGACGGCAGCATGCGCGGCTGGGCCGACCGGCTGGCGGAGGTGCTCGCGGCGGGGAGGCCCGAGTTCCGCTACGCCAATCTGGCGCTGCGCGGGAAGATGCTGGCCGAGATCATGGACGAGCAGGTCCCGGTCGCCTTGGCGATGAAGCCGGACCTGGTCACCTTGTGCGCGGGCGGCAACGACATCATCGTGCCCGGCGCGGACGTGGACGCGGTCGCGGCTCGGTTCGAGGCCGGTGTCGCGCAGCTGCGCGCGGCCGGGATCCCGGTCGTGATCTTCAATGGCCCGGACACCAAGCAATTGTCCGTTATGCATGTTCTGCGCGGGAAAGTCGGGATTTACAACGCGCATTTGTGGGCCATCGCGGACCGGCACGGCGCGAAGATGGTCGATTTGTGGGCGATGGCGCCGCTGCATGACCGCCGCGCCTGGAGCGACGACCGGCTGCACTTCACGCCGGAGGCGCATCGCCGGATCGCGCTGCGCGCGGCCGAGGTGCTCGGCATCCCGGTCGACTCCGACTGGCGTGAGCCGTGGCCGGCGAGCGACGAGCCGAGCACCTGGATCACCTCCAGGCGGTCCGACCTCGAGTGGACGAAGCTGCACCTGCTGCCGTGGATCCGCCGCCAGCTGCGTGGCGAGTCGATGGGCGACGGCCTCTCGCCGAAGCACAGCGAGCTCACCCCGCTGCTCCCGGTGGAACTTCGCCAGGACGCCAACGCGAGCTGA
- a CDS encoding BTAD domain-containing putative transcriptional regulator: MAGTDAAYFQLLGPVQLLDGDRAVPIGGPSVRGLLALLALEVNRVVSLDDIIDALWGHDPPATAKTIVQGNVSHLRRVLRSIQGDSDTGAKILTASPGYLLAADPDSVDAHRARTLLDLATRAEGEQRAGLLAQAHSLWQGPVLAGIPDSVRASELEELRLAVHGARVDADLELGRYSSLIVELSPIVRANPFAERTVAQLMRALYHSGRRGDALELYQRVSHRVVDTLGIEPGSELRELHERVLNDDLAASVPAEVMPAPVAAQLPAAVPKLAGRAEDLAWLDDMLRRAEAGESVVGVVTGTAGIGKSALVVWWAHRVSRRFPDGILFASLRGFDPRHPPLEPADLLTQFLLGLGVPAPEVPDQVHERIALYRSLIAGRRMLVLLDDARTADQVVPLIPPGSRSMTLVTSRARLDGLAVSNTARLRALGTLAPHDAVRLIEELAGPDPVNERLAELCGHLPLALRIVGARLAAGPQWTADELVGELANERTRLAALDVEDYGMRAALDVSYRGLPPEIAERFRLIGALACQTTGPQLLATVCGITTHEARRTLRVLAAHSLLTETARDVFAPHDLVRLYQRELAETELGDPERHQVLTRSIRYYKAVADLARRRLLRIVDPLDFTKSIAADCVPALDGFDDAQYWFAMDWPNLIAVLEAAESAGRHEDVWQLARVAHTYQVVCPLWDEWTRLVGIGIQAARASGNELGLCWMLISRCAMSLTFELPEGCLADAEAALEIATALGDGRLVTSANIHLGAALTLQGHYRDALRRLRSAAAEAERTNDLALRGQALNNCAEAEKRAGLYAEAIGHQLASLEIDRGLGDDSYVGVSLNNLAELHLALGQLPDAERYAWESVELTRSRQFTLQEGVSRLTLGRTFRAKGDHAQAREQLELALGRYEQANPQLADEVRTELRDLVVRSRLVDS; encoded by the coding sequence ATGGCGGGCACGGACGCGGCGTATTTCCAGCTGCTCGGCCCAGTTCAGCTACTGGACGGCGATCGCGCCGTCCCGATCGGCGGGCCGAGTGTCCGCGGGCTGCTGGCCTTGCTGGCGCTCGAAGTGAACCGGGTCGTTTCACTCGACGACATCATCGACGCGCTGTGGGGCCACGATCCGCCCGCGACCGCCAAGACGATCGTGCAGGGCAACGTTTCCCACCTCAGGCGGGTGCTCCGGTCGATACAGGGCGACAGCGACACCGGCGCCAAGATCCTCACCGCCTCGCCGGGTTACCTGCTCGCGGCCGATCCCGACAGCGTCGACGCGCACCGCGCGCGCACCCTGCTCGACCTAGCCACGCGTGCCGAAGGGGAGCAGCGGGCCGGCTTGCTGGCGCAGGCCCATTCGCTGTGGCAGGGTCCGGTGCTCGCCGGGATACCCGACTCCGTGCGGGCGTCCGAACTGGAGGAACTCCGCCTCGCGGTGCACGGCGCACGCGTGGACGCCGACCTCGAACTCGGCCGGTATTCGTCGCTGATCGTCGAACTCAGCCCGATCGTGCGGGCCAACCCGTTCGCCGAACGCACTGTCGCGCAACTGATGCGCGCGCTCTATCACTCGGGCAGGCGCGGCGACGCGCTCGAGCTCTACCAGCGCGTTTCGCATCGCGTGGTCGACACGCTCGGCATCGAGCCCGGCTCGGAGCTGCGTGAGCTGCACGAGCGCGTGCTCAACGACGACCTCGCCGCGTCGGTGCCCGCCGAGGTGATGCCAGCGCCGGTCGCGGCGCAGCTGCCGGCCGCCGTGCCAAAACTCGCCGGGCGCGCCGAGGACCTCGCGTGGCTCGACGACATGCTGCGCCGCGCCGAGGCCGGGGAAAGCGTCGTCGGCGTCGTCACCGGCACCGCGGGCATCGGCAAAAGCGCGCTGGTCGTCTGGTGGGCGCATCGCGTCTCGCGGCGGTTTCCCGACGGGATCCTGTTCGCGTCGCTGCGCGGCTTCGATCCCCGGCATCCGCCGCTGGAACCCGCCGACCTGCTGACCCAGTTCCTGCTCGGACTGGGTGTTCCCGCGCCCGAAGTGCCTGATCAGGTCCACGAGCGCATCGCGCTGTACCGCTCGCTCATCGCGGGCCGCCGGATGCTGGTGCTGCTCGACGACGCCCGCACCGCCGACCAGGTCGTGCCGCTGATCCCGCCGGGTTCGCGGTCGATGACGCTGGTGACCAGCCGGGCCAGGCTCGACGGCCTCGCCGTGTCGAACACCGCGCGGCTGCGCGCGCTCGGCACGCTGGCGCCCCACGACGCCGTGCGGCTCATCGAAGAGCTCGCCGGGCCCGATCCCGTCAACGAGCGGCTCGCCGAGCTCTGCGGCCATCTCCCGCTGGCGCTGCGGATCGTCGGCGCCCGGCTGGCCGCGGGTCCACAATGGACGGCCGACGAACTGGTCGGCGAACTCGCGAACGAGCGGACCAGGCTGGCGGCGCTGGACGTCGAGGACTACGGCATGCGTGCCGCGCTCGACGTGTCCTACCGCGGGCTGCCGCCCGAGATCGCGGAACGCTTCCGGCTCATCGGCGCGCTCGCCTGCCAGACGACGGGCCCGCAGCTGCTGGCGACGGTCTGCGGCATCACCACCCACGAGGCGCGGCGCACGCTGCGGGTGCTCGCCGCGCACAGCCTGCTGACCGAAACCGCTCGTGACGTCTTCGCGCCGCACGATCTGGTGCGGCTTTACCAGCGGGAGCTGGCCGAGACCGAACTCGGCGATCCCGAACGGCACCAGGTGCTCACCCGCTCGATCCGCTACTACAAGGCCGTCGCCGACCTGGCCCGCCGCAGACTGCTGCGGATCGTCGACCCGCTGGACTTCACGAAGTCGATCGCCGCCGACTGCGTGCCGGCGCTCGACGGTTTCGACGACGCCCAATATTGGTTCGCGATGGACTGGCCGAACCTGATCGCCGTACTCGAAGCGGCGGAGTCCGCCGGGCGCCACGAGGACGTTTGGCAACTCGCCAGGGTCGCGCACACCTACCAGGTCGTCTGCCCGCTCTGGGACGAGTGGACCCGGCTCGTCGGCATCGGGATCCAGGCCGCGCGGGCGTCGGGGAACGAACTCGGCCTGTGCTGGATGCTCATCTCGCGCTGCGCGATGTCCCTGACCTTCGAACTCCCGGAAGGCTGCCTCGCCGACGCCGAAGCCGCGTTGGAGATCGCCACCGCACTGGGCGACGGCAGACTCGTGACCTCGGCGAACATCCACCTCGGCGCCGCACTCACCCTCCAGGGTCACTACCGCGACGCCCTGCGCCGCCTCCGCAGCGCCGCGGCGGAAGCCGAGCGCACCAACGACCTCGCACTGCGCGGCCAGGCACTCAACAACTGCGCCGAAGCCGAAAAACGAGCCGGACTCTACGCCGAGGCGATCGGCCACCAGCTCGCCTCACTCGAGATCGACCGCGGACTCGGCGACGACAGCTACGTCGGCGTCTCACTGAACAACCTCGCCGAGCTCCATCTGGCATTGGGTCAATTGCCCGACGCGGAGCGTTACGCCTGGGAATCCGTCGAACTCACTCGGAGCAGGCAGTTCACCCTGCAGGAAGGTGTCTCCCGGTTGACGCTCGGGCGAACATTCCGTGCCAAGGGCGATCATGCCCAGGCCCGTGAACAGCTCGAACTCGCACTCGGCCGCTACGAACAGGCCAATCCCCAGCTCGCGGACGAGGTCAGGACCGAATTACGCGACCTTGTCGTCCGCTCACGCTTAGTGGATTCTTAG
- the ectA gene encoding diaminobutyrate acetyltransferase, with product MSGKHLIESPTKADGAALWRIARDSRKLDLNSPYAYLLWCKDFADTSVVAKVDGEAVGFVIGYRRPSNPSAALVWQVAVDASQRGKGLAGKMLDVLFGKLVDSGVEFLETTITPDNDASIALFGSFAKRWNTQLEREELFTSQDFPSDGRHDPEDLYRIGPLKH from the coding sequence ATGTCCGGAAAGCACTTGATCGAATCGCCGACCAAGGCCGACGGTGCCGCGTTGTGGCGAATCGCGCGTGATTCGCGAAAGCTGGATCTCAACTCGCCTTACGCGTATTTGTTGTGGTGCAAGGATTTCGCCGACACCTCCGTCGTCGCCAAGGTCGACGGGGAAGCGGTCGGCTTCGTCATCGGCTACCGCAGGCCGTCGAATCCGAGCGCCGCGTTGGTGTGGCAAGTGGCCGTCGACGCGTCGCAGCGCGGAAAAGGCCTGGCAGGCAAGATGCTCGACGTCTTGTTCGGCAAGCTCGTCGACAGTGGGGTCGAGTTCCTCGAAACCACCATCACGCCTGACAACGACGCGTCCATAGCGCTGTTCGGTTCGTTCGCGAAGCGCTGGAACACCCAGTTGGAACGCGAAGAACTGTTCACCTCCCAAGACTTCCCGAGCGACGGCCGGCACGATCCGGAGGACCTTTACCGGATCGGGCCGCTCAAACACTGA
- a CDS encoding DUF3159 domain-containing protein, with the protein MTDKTRESLAEILGGRQGAIDASVPPAAFVVGWLAAGQSIAWGAGAAIGVAVALGAFRVARGGKARAVVVSLAMVVAAALIALHTGRAEDFFLIQLLSNVASALLWAASIVVRWPLLGVIVGLVLGQKTKWRKDPVLLRAYSRASWVWVFLQYTLRVAVYGALWWSGQVVALGVARTVLSWPLVALTVATSGWVLYRALPDDHPGLRVVQNEPES; encoded by the coding sequence GTGACCGACAAAACTCGGGAGTCGCTCGCGGAGATACTCGGCGGACGGCAGGGCGCGATCGACGCCAGCGTGCCGCCCGCCGCCTTCGTCGTCGGCTGGCTCGCCGCCGGGCAATCGATCGCCTGGGGCGCGGGCGCCGCGATCGGGGTGGCCGTGGCGCTCGGCGCGTTCCGGGTGGCCCGCGGCGGCAAGGCGCGCGCCGTGGTGGTGAGCCTGGCGATGGTCGTCGCGGCCGCGCTGATCGCGCTGCACACCGGACGGGCGGAGGACTTCTTCCTCATCCAGCTGCTGTCCAATGTGGCCAGCGCGCTGCTGTGGGCGGCGAGCATCGTCGTCCGCTGGCCGCTGCTGGGCGTGATCGTCGGGCTCGTGCTCGGCCAGAAGACCAAGTGGCGTAAAGATCCTGTGCTGCTGCGTGCTTACTCACGCGCGAGCTGGGTGTGGGTCTTCCTGCAGTACACCCTGCGCGTGGCGGTGTACGGGGCGCTGTGGTGGAGCGGGCAGGTGGTCGCGCTCGGGGTGGCGCGGACGGTGCTGAGCTGGCCGCTGGTGGCGCTCACGGTCGCGACGAGCGGCTGGGTGCTGTATCGGGCGCTGCCGGACGATCATCCCGGACTTCGCGTGGTTCAGAACGAACCGGAGAGTTAA
- the ectB gene encoding diaminobutyrate--2-oxoglutarate transaminase: MNIFEELESEVRSYSRGWPVVFDRAQGSRVFDEEGKSYLDFFAGAGALNYGHNNPVLKQALLDYIQRDGITHALDMFTVAKKNFLETFKEKILEPRDLDYKIVFPGPGGANAVEAALKLARKVTGKESVINFTNAFHGMTLGALSVTGNSMKRGGAGVPLVHATPMPYDSYFDGQYPDFLYFERLLEDSGSGLNEPAAVIVEGVQGEGGINAASLAWLKGLAELCEKHGILLIFDDVQMGCGRTGPFFSFEDAGIKPDIVCLSKSIGGYGLPMALTLIKPELDVWEPGEHNGTFRGISPAFVTATEALRTYWSDDELEKATKAKGERIAAAFKDIVDAYPEANLVSKGRGLARGIEFENGELAGKVCAAAFDRGLLMETAGPDGEVMKLLPPLTVTDDEITEGLKIIDESIATVLK, translated from the coding sequence ATGAACATTTTCGAAGAGCTCGAATCCGAAGTCCGCAGCTACAGTCGCGGCTGGCCGGTCGTTTTCGACCGCGCGCAGGGCAGCCGCGTTTTCGACGAGGAAGGCAAGTCCTACCTCGACTTCTTCGCGGGCGCCGGCGCGCTGAACTACGGGCACAACAACCCCGTGCTCAAGCAGGCTCTTCTCGACTACATCCAGCGTGACGGCATCACGCACGCGCTGGACATGTTCACCGTCGCCAAGAAGAACTTCCTGGAGACGTTCAAGGAGAAGATCCTCGAGCCGCGCGATCTCGACTACAAGATCGTCTTCCCCGGTCCCGGTGGCGCCAACGCCGTCGAAGCCGCGCTGAAGCTCGCGCGGAAGGTGACCGGCAAGGAGTCGGTCATCAACTTCACCAACGCGTTCCACGGGATGACACTCGGCGCGCTGTCGGTCACCGGCAACTCGATGAAGCGCGGCGGCGCCGGTGTGCCGCTGGTGCACGCGACGCCGATGCCGTACGACTCCTACTTCGACGGCCAGTACCCCGACTTCCTCTACTTCGAGCGCCTGCTCGAAGACTCCGGCAGCGGCCTGAACGAGCCCGCCGCCGTGATCGTCGAGGGTGTCCAGGGTGAGGGCGGCATCAACGCCGCGAGCCTCGCCTGGCTCAAGGGCCTCGCCGAGCTGTGCGAAAAGCACGGCATCCTGCTGATCTTCGACGACGTCCAGATGGGCTGCGGCCGTACCGGGCCGTTCTTCAGCTTCGAGGACGCGGGCATCAAGCCCGACATCGTCTGCCTGTCGAAGTCGATCGGCGGCTACGGCCTGCCGATGGCCCTGACGCTTATCAAGCCCGAGCTGGACGTCTGGGAGCCCGGCGAGCACAACGGCACCTTCCGCGGCATCAGCCCCGCGTTCGTGACGGCCACCGAGGCGCTGCGCACCTACTGGAGCGACGATGAGCTTGAGAAGGCCACGAAGGCGAAGGGCGAGCGCATCGCCGCCGCGTTCAAGGACATCGTCGACGCCTACCCGGAAGCGAACCTCGTCTCTAAGGGGCGCGGCCTGGCGCGCGGCATCGAGTTCGAGAACGGCGAGCTGGCAGGCAAGGTCTGCGCCGCCGCCTTCGACCGGGGCCTGCTGATGGAGACCGCGGGTCCCGACGGCGAGGTCATGAAGCTGCTGCCGCCGCTGACCGTCACCGACGACGAGATCACCGAGGGGCTCAAGATCATCGACGAGTCCATCGCGACCGTCCTGAAGTAA
- the thpD gene encoding ectoine hydroxylase, with protein MDTGVVDAYPTRITGNPQLLDRTDPTVWGATSDGPIDAATLASHDAKGYSIVEGLLSPAEVQAYWQELVRLSADPALNADERVIREKQSRGVRSIFDVHQLSEIIDELTRDPRVLDRARQILGSDVYLHQTRVNYMPGFKGSGFYWHSDFETWHAEDGMPSPRAVSCSIALTDNYPFNGGLMVMPGSQRTFIQCAGETPEDNYKNSLKEQKTGVPAEDHVTAMAAEHGIDQFTGQAGSALFFDSNILHGSGNNITPYPRSNIFLVFNSVENALLQPFAAGKPRPDFIAGRDFTPLRR; from the coding sequence ATGGACACCGGGGTGGTCGACGCCTACCCCACCCGCATCACCGGAAACCCGCAGCTACTCGACCGCACCGATCCGACGGTGTGGGGCGCCACGTCAGACGGCCCGATCGACGCGGCGACACTGGCCTCACACGACGCCAAGGGTTACTCGATCGTCGAGGGCCTGCTCTCCCCGGCCGAGGTGCAGGCCTACTGGCAGGAACTCGTCAGACTCTCGGCTGACCCGGCACTCAACGCGGACGAGCGGGTGATCAGGGAAAAGCAGTCGCGCGGCGTGCGGTCGATCTTCGATGTGCACCAGCTCAGTGAGATCATCGACGAACTCACGCGCGACCCGCGAGTACTCGACCGGGCCAGGCAGATCCTCGGCTCGGACGTCTACCTGCACCAGACCCGGGTCAACTACATGCCGGGTTTCAAGGGTTCCGGGTTCTATTGGCACTCCGACTTCGAGACCTGGCACGCCGAGGACGGCATGCCGTCGCCACGCGCGGTGAGCTGCTCGATCGCGCTGACCGACAACTACCCGTTCAACGGCGGGCTGATGGTGATGCCCGGTTCGCAGCGCACGTTCATCCAATGCGCGGGCGAGACGCCAGAGGACAATTACAAGAATTCCCTCAAAGAACAGAAAACGGGCGTTCCGGCCGAGGATCACGTCACGGCGATGGCCGCCGAGCACGGGATCGACCAGTTCACCGGGCAGGCCGGTTCGGCGCTGTTCTTCGACTCCAACATCCTGCACGGGTCGGGCAACAACATCACCCCGTACCCGCGCTCGAACATCTTCCTCGTGTTCAACAGCGTGGAAAACGCGCTGCTGCAACCCTTTGCGGCGGGCAAGCCGCGGCCGGACTTCATCGCCGGGCGCGACTTCACCCCGTTGAGGCGATGA
- a CDS encoding OmpA family protein — MPLALVITGVLAGGLTLAKGSGIENDLADRARAALQAAGINGGQVTFDGRAATLSGFPAERVVEAKSIVREIDGVSDVTLKTDPEPTTPPPAPPSSGSEPAPPPPAPTTSTPVDEKAALQAEIDQALAEEPITFVPDEAAVTSAGQRAAKKIAELLKKAPPDAKFEVGGHAGQGPGGEKAALKLSQDRARNVARLLIRNGIPTGRVTSKGFGDTQPSGDERRVEITVR; from the coding sequence GTGCCGCTCGCGCTCGTCATCACGGGCGTGCTCGCGGGCGGCCTCACCCTGGCCAAGGGCAGCGGCATCGAGAACGACCTGGCCGACCGGGCGCGCGCCGCGCTGCAGGCGGCGGGCATCAACGGCGGTCAGGTCACGTTCGACGGCCGCGCGGCCACCCTGAGCGGTTTCCCCGCCGAGCGCGTGGTCGAAGCGAAGAGCATCGTCCGCGAGATCGACGGCGTCAGCGACGTGACGCTCAAGACCGATCCCGAACCCACGACGCCGCCGCCCGCCCCGCCGAGCAGCGGCAGCGAACCCGCTCCGCCGCCGCCCGCGCCGACGACCAGCACGCCGGTCGACGAGAAGGCGGCACTGCAAGCCGAGATCGACCAGGCGCTGGCCGAGGAGCCGATCACCTTCGTGCCGGACGAGGCGGCCGTCACCTCGGCGGGTCAGCGCGCGGCGAAGAAGATCGCCGAGCTGCTCAAGAAGGCACCGCCGGACGCCAAGTTCGAGGTCGGCGGGCACGCCGGCCAAGGACCCGGCGGTGAGAAGGCCGCGCTCAAGCTGTCCCAGGACCGCGCGCGCAACGTCGCGCGGCTGCTGATCCGGAACGGGATCCCGACCGGCCGGGTGACCTCCAAGGGCTTCGGCGACACCCAACCCAGTGGCGACGAGCGCCGCGTGGAAATCACGGTGAGGTGA
- a CDS encoding ectoine synthase, with protein MIVRTLDEITDTDADIKTDNWRSKRIILAKEGVGFSVHETTLYAGTTSDFWYANHIEAVFITEGEGEIEDKATGKVYPLAPGTLYLLNDHDKHQVRPKTDIKCVCVFNPPVTGREVHDEHGVYPLITE; from the coding sequence TTGATCGTCCGCACACTCGACGAGATCACCGACACCGACGCCGACATCAAGACCGACAACTGGCGCAGCAAGCGGATCATCCTCGCCAAGGAGGGCGTCGGCTTCTCGGTGCACGAGACCACGCTGTACGCGGGCACGACCAGCGACTTCTGGTACGCCAACCACATCGAGGCCGTCTTCATCACCGAGGGTGAGGGCGAGATCGAGGACAAGGCCACCGGCAAGGTCTACCCGCTGGCGCCCGGCACCCTTTATCTGCTCAACGATCACGACAAGCACCAGGTCAGGCCCAAGACCGACATCAAGTGCGTGTGCGTGTTCAACCCGCCCGTCACGGGCCGCGAGGTACACGACGAACACGGTGTGTACCCGCTGATCACCGAGTAA